Proteins from one Rhizobium sp. CB3090 genomic window:
- a CDS encoding CsbD family protein encodes MDWNRVEGNWKQVKGKVKEQWGKLTDDDLNQIDGRLDQLEGKIQERYGLQRDRVRRDIDTWYNRQTWH; translated from the coding sequence ATGGATTGGAACAGAGTCGAAGGAAACTGGAAGCAGGTTAAAGGCAAGGTAAAAGAGCAGTGGGGTAAGCTCACGGATGACGACCTCAATCAGATCGACGGGCGTTTAGATCAGCTCGAAGGCAAAATCCAGGAACGCTATGGTTTGCAAAGAGATCGCGTCCGGCGTGACATTGATACCTGGTATAACCGACAGACCTGGCACTGA
- a CDS encoding DUF1328 domain-containing protein: protein MLYYALVFFVVALIAGVLGFGGIAGASASIAQFLFFVFLVLFIVSLVMRVVRRP from the coding sequence ATGCTTTACTATGCTCTGGTATTTTTTGTTGTGGCGCTGATTGCCGGTGTTCTCGGATTTGGAGGAATCGCAGGTGCCTCTGCTTCGATCGCCCAGTTTCTATTCTTTGTCTTCTTGGTTCTGTTTATCGTCTCGCTTGTTATGCGGGTCGTGCGGCGGCCATAG
- a CDS encoding mechanosensitive ion channel domain-containing protein has product MENQPVNLILAARAAFSQAAALVVQYSFSILGAVILLIVGWFLSGIFSRWAYQGLSRIHGIDETLARFFENVLYYGILIFVFVAVLAQFGIQTASIVAALGAAGLAIGLALQGTLQNIAAGIMLLVLRPLRVGEYIETTNIEGRILEIGLFATEMKTADGLYLMAPNSTLWNTPIKNHSREVSRRQRLSVAVGNDVDLDMVMQTILELVRSDERVRKDPPARVYSDDLTAEKTVLMIEYWAKTREWSETRHAVIDRLRRGLTDKGIMLK; this is encoded by the coding sequence ATGGAAAATCAGCCGGTCAACCTTATTCTTGCCGCGCGCGCCGCCTTCAGCCAAGCAGCGGCACTGGTTGTACAATATAGCTTCTCCATCCTCGGCGCCGTCATTCTTCTCATTGTCGGCTGGTTTCTTTCCGGGATCTTCAGCCGGTGGGCCTATCAAGGTCTGTCGAGAATACATGGGATCGATGAGACGCTCGCCCGCTTTTTCGAAAACGTCCTGTACTACGGCATTCTCATCTTTGTCTTTGTCGCCGTGCTGGCGCAATTCGGCATTCAGACCGCATCAATCGTTGCAGCTCTCGGCGCGGCAGGCCTGGCAATCGGCTTGGCGTTGCAAGGCACACTTCAAAACATTGCAGCCGGCATCATGCTTCTGGTGCTCCGGCCGCTGCGCGTTGGTGAATATATCGAGACGACCAACATCGAAGGACGTATTCTCGAAATAGGCTTGTTCGCAACCGAGATGAAGACGGCCGACGGCCTCTATCTGATGGCTCCAAATTCCACGCTCTGGAATACGCCGATCAAAAATCACAGTCGTGAGGTCAGCCGGCGCCAGCGACTGTCGGTCGCTGTCGGCAATGATGTCGATCTCGACATGGTGATGCAGACGATCCTCGAACTCGTCAGATCGGACGAACGAGTGCGAAAGGATCCGCCTGCTCGCGTCTATTCGGACGATCTTACTGCCGAGAAGACGGTGTTGATGATCGAGTATTGGGCAAAAACCAGAGAATGGTCGGAGACACGGCATGCTGTAATCGACCGGCTGAGACGAGGTCTTACCGATAAAGGCATCATGCTCAAATAG
- a CDS encoding DUF982 domain-containing protein has product MLNNNVSWIRPVTIRLQCGLERSFSGAYDALDFLENEWPVRHGKQYERAGKTCRGALNGVIPSIVAREAFLAACLEADMPALTSPRKAVPQPASGFPRATRYIGI; this is encoded by the coding sequence ATGTTGAACAACAATGTTTCCTGGATACGGCCAGTCACCATTCGATTGCAATGCGGTCTGGAGCGCAGTTTCTCCGGTGCGTACGATGCACTGGATTTCCTCGAAAATGAGTGGCCCGTCCGGCACGGAAAGCAATATGAGCGCGCAGGTAAAACTTGCCGAGGAGCGTTGAATGGGGTGATCCCCTCGATCGTCGCGCGTGAGGCGTTTCTTGCCGCCTGCCTGGAGGCAGATATGCCGGCGCTGACTTCGCCTCGCAAGGCAGTGCCGCAGCCGGCTTCCGGATTTCCCCGGGCAACGCGCTACATTGGAATTTGA
- a CDS encoding acyl-homoserine-lactone synthase, which yields MFIVIQAHEYHKYANILDQMFRLRKKIFADTLGWDVTVVGPYERDSYDALGPAYLVWCDERRMRLYGGMRLMPTTGPTLLYDVFRDTFPAATDLVAPGIWEGTRMCIDEAAIANDFPDIDAGRAFSLLLLALCECALDHGIHTMISNYEPYLKRVYKRAGAEVDELGRCDGYGKYPVCCGAFEVSERVLANMRRMLNVSAPLYVRPKPIRSVTTRLLEIAA from the coding sequence ATGTTCATAGTTATTCAGGCACATGAATATCATAAATATGCGAACATCCTCGATCAGATGTTCCGTCTTCGTAAGAAAATCTTCGCGGATACGCTCGGCTGGGACGTAACCGTCGTCGGACCCTACGAGCGCGACAGCTACGATGCTCTCGGCCCCGCTTATCTTGTATGGTGCGACGAGCGGCGTATGCGGCTCTATGGCGGGATGCGGCTCATGCCGACGACAGGGCCGACACTTCTCTACGACGTCTTCAGGGACACGTTTCCGGCCGCAACCGATCTCGTTGCCCCGGGAATCTGGGAAGGAACGCGCATGTGCATCGACGAAGCTGCCATCGCGAACGATTTTCCCGATATCGATGCCGGCCGGGCATTCAGTCTTTTGTTGCTCGCACTTTGCGAATGCGCTCTCGACCATGGCATCCATACCATGATTTCCAATTACGAACCCTATCTCAAGCGGGTGTACAAGCGCGCCGGTGCCGAAGTGGACGAACTTGGCCGCTGCGACGGCTACGGGAAATATCCTGTTTGCTGTGGTGCATTCGAGGTCTCGGAACGTGTTCTGGCGAATATGCGGCGCATGTTGAATGTCTCGGCTCCGCTTTATGTTCGCCCCAAGCCGATACGATCCGTTACAACCCGACTGTTGGAGATCGCGGCGTGA
- a CDS encoding peroxiredoxin yields MSLRINDIAPDFTADTTRGPIRFHDWIGDGWAVLFSHPKNFTPVCTTELGAMAGLEQEFAKRGVKIIGISVDPVESHSKWKSDIKTATGFDVEYPLIGDKDLNVAKLYDMLPAGAGESSEGRTPADNATVRSVFVIGPDKKIKLILTYPMTTGRNFNEILRAIDSIQLTAKHQVATPANWQQGEDVIITAAVSNEDAITRFGSFDTVLPYLRKTKQPSA; encoded by the coding sequence ATGAGCCTGCGTATCAATGATATCGCTCCCGACTTTACCGCCGACACGACCCGCGGACCGATCCGGTTTCATGATTGGATTGGCGATGGCTGGGCGGTACTGTTTTCACATCCCAAGAATTTCACGCCGGTTTGCACGACCGAACTTGGGGCAATGGCGGGCCTTGAGCAGGAATTCGCCAAGCGCGGCGTCAAGATTATCGGGATTTCCGTCGATCCTGTTGAAAGCCATAGCAAGTGGAAGAGCGACATCAAGACGGCGACGGGCTTTGATGTCGAATATCCGCTGATCGGTGACAAGGATCTCAATGTCGCCAAGCTCTATGACATGCTGCCCGCTGGCGCCGGCGAAAGCTCGGAAGGCCGCACGCCCGCCGACAATGCCACCGTGCGCTCGGTCTTCGTCATCGGGCCCGACAAAAAGATCAAGCTGATCCTCACCTATCCGATGACGACGGGCCGCAACTTCAACGAAATCCTGCGCGCCATCGACTCCATTCAATTGACGGCGAAGCATCAGGTCGCCACGCCGGCGAACTGGCAGCAGGGCGAGGATGTCATCATTACAGCCGCCGTATCCAACGAGGACGCGATCACACGCTTCGGCTCGTTCGATACGGTTCTGCCCTATCTTCGCAAAACAAAGCAGCCGTCGGCCTAA
- the fba gene encoding class II fructose-bisphosphate aldolase (catalyzes the reversible aldol condensation of dihydroxyacetonephosphate and glyceraldehyde 3-phosphate in the Calvin cycle, glycolysis, and/or gluconeogenesis) — translation MARITLRQLLDDAAEHGYGVPAFNINNMEQALAIMEAADAVNAPVIMQASRGARAYANDIMLKHMMDAVAEIYPHIPLCIHLDHGNDPSSCMTAIQAGFTSVMMDGSLKADAKTPADWEYNVGVTKTVTDMAHLGGISVEGELGVLGSLETGMGEAEDGHGAEGKLSHDQLLTNPEEAVKFVRETKVDALAIAMGTSHGAYKFSRKPDGKVLAMNVIEEIHRKLPNTHLVMHGSSSVPEELQEIINKYGGQMKPTWGVPVEEIQRGIKNGVRKINIDTDGRMAMTGQIRRVLQEDPSEFDPRKYMKPAMAALTKLCKERFEQFGTAGHATRIQPLSVSEMAKRYKSGALDPVFS, via the coding sequence ATGGCACGCATCACATTGAGACAGTTGCTCGATGACGCAGCAGAACATGGTTATGGCGTACCCGCGTTCAATATCAACAATATGGAACAGGCGCTCGCCATCATGGAGGCTGCCGATGCTGTCAACGCGCCCGTCATCATGCAGGCATCGCGCGGCGCCAGAGCCTATGCCAACGACATCATGCTGAAACATATGATGGATGCCGTCGCCGAGATCTATCCTCACATCCCGCTTTGCATCCATCTGGACCATGGCAACGATCCGTCCAGTTGCATGACGGCCATTCAGGCCGGTTTCACCTCGGTGATGATGGACGGTTCTCTGAAGGCCGACGCCAAGACACCGGCCGATTGGGAATACAATGTCGGCGTCACGAAGACAGTCACCGATATGGCGCATCTCGGTGGCATATCGGTGGAGGGAGAGCTCGGGGTCCTCGGCTCGCTGGAGACTGGCATGGGCGAAGCGGAGGACGGCCATGGCGCCGAAGGCAAGCTCTCGCACGACCAGCTTCTGACCAACCCCGAGGAGGCGGTCAAATTCGTACGGGAAACGAAGGTCGATGCCTTGGCGATCGCCATGGGCACCTCGCATGGCGCCTACAAGTTCTCCCGTAAGCCCGACGGCAAGGTGCTGGCGATGAATGTGATCGAAGAGATCCATCGCAAATTGCCGAATACGCATCTGGTGATGCACGGCTCCTCTTCCGTTCCGGAAGAACTGCAGGAGATCATCAACAAGTACGGCGGTCAGATGAAGCCCACTTGGGGCGTGCCGGTCGAAGAGATCCAGCGCGGCATCAAGAACGGTGTGCGCAAGATCAACATCGATACCGACGGCCGCATGGCGATGACGGGCCAGATTCGCCGCGTGCTGCAGGAAGATCCGAGCGAGTTCGACCCGCGGAAATATATGAAGCCCGCAATGGCGGCGCTGACGAAGCTTTGCAAGGAACGCTTCGAGCAGTTTGGAACGGCAGGTCATGCGACACGCATCCAGCCGCTATCGGTCTCGGAAATGGCCAAGCGCTACAAGTCCGGTGCGCTCGATCCGGTCTTCTCCTAA
- a CDS encoding YoaK family protein: MLVRQGTHRNEKIDRGLAASLAAIAGALNASAFYAVGFFSANMTGNVSTLSDHLAVGQWLSALFYSGIVVAFILGSAVSTLIVNEGRRRSVHAIYAYSILTEAALLALLGCADLWLLAAWRVPVLVLGLAFLMGVQNAVVTRISDARVRTTHVSGMATDLGIELGIAFDILRGHEPEAEARHNLSKLRLHFYTIVAFLTGGILGVLIYRAVGGYLLILAATLLTMIALDAIRRAKGTASARGTLPSDINR, encoded by the coding sequence ATGCTCGTAAGACAGGGTACTCACCGTAACGAAAAGATCGATCGCGGCCTTGCGGCCTCGCTTGCTGCCATCGCCGGCGCTCTGAACGCATCGGCTTTCTATGCCGTCGGCTTCTTCTCCGCCAACATGACGGGCAACGTTTCCACGCTCTCCGATCATCTGGCCGTTGGCCAGTGGCTCTCTGCGCTGTTCTATAGCGGCATCGTAGTGGCGTTCATACTTGGCTCGGCGGTGTCGACGCTGATCGTCAATGAAGGCCGTCGCCGTAGCGTCCATGCCATTTACGCCTACAGTATCCTAACCGAAGCAGCGCTGCTTGCCCTTCTCGGCTGTGCGGATCTCTGGTTGCTGGCCGCCTGGCGTGTGCCGGTTCTCGTTCTCGGCCTTGCATTCCTGATGGGCGTGCAGAATGCCGTCGTTACCCGCATCTCCGATGCCCGCGTGCGCACCACGCATGTATCCGGCATGGCCACCGATCTCGGAATCGAACTCGGAATCGCCTTCGACATTCTACGTGGACACGAGCCCGAGGCAGAGGCGCGACACAATCTGAGCAAGCTCCGGCTGCATTTCTACACAATTGTCGCCTTCCTGACCGGCGGCATTCTAGGCGTCCTCATTTATCGCGCCGTCGGCGGCTACCTTCTCATTCTGGCTGCGACCTTGTTGACGATGATCGCTTTGGATGCGATTCGGCGGGCGAAAGGGACAGCGTCCGCCCGGGGCACCCTCCCATCTGACATAAATCGGTGA
- a CDS encoding DUF2934 domain-containing protein has product MADDRPTNSPTADQSQARGPATRDVEKEIRERAYAIWENEGRPEGRHLEHWERAERQISGEFHLDKTEIESDDVPKLDALREAVSEHTDAFLVKSDLEDADERTAAPGTREQP; this is encoded by the coding sequence ATGGCAGATGACAGACCAACCAATTCGCCAACAGCCGATCAATCGCAAGCGCGGGGACCGGCAACAAGAGACGTCGAAAAGGAAATCCGAGAGCGAGCCTACGCCATCTGGGAAAACGAAGGCAGACCGGAAGGTCGACATCTCGAACATTGGGAACGTGCGGAAAGACAGATAAGCGGCGAATTTCATCTCGATAAGACCGAGATCGAGAGTGACGACGTGCCGAAGTTGGACGCGCTGCGAGAAGCAGTCAGCGAACATACCGACGCGTTTCTGGTAAAAAGCGATCTTGAAGATGCGGACGAACGAACGGCTGCGCCAGGCACCCGGGAGCAGCCTTAG
- a CDS encoding MarR family transcriptional regulator — MSEPKPVPLDDQLCFSLYAASIAINRTYKPMLDSMGITYPQYLVLCTLGENDGLTVGAIADRLALESSTITPPVQRLEQAGHVERRRSKVDERQVHVWLTEAGRALFAHSRCLGETLMERSGMTPAQLDALNRQVRELREMLHGER, encoded by the coding sequence ATGTCGGAACCCAAACCCGTCCCCTTGGACGACCAGCTTTGTTTTTCGCTGTATGCGGCTAGCATTGCTATCAACCGCACGTACAAACCAATGCTGGATTCAATGGGCATCACCTATCCGCAATACCTGGTCTTATGTACGTTGGGTGAGAACGATGGGCTGACGGTCGGCGCGATCGCTGATCGGCTCGCACTGGAATCGAGCACGATTACGCCACCGGTGCAGCGCCTGGAACAAGCGGGCCATGTCGAACGCCGACGCAGCAAGGTCGACGAACGCCAGGTTCATGTTTGGCTGACGGAAGCCGGCCGCGCCTTGTTCGCCCACAGCCGTTGTCTTGGCGAGACCTTGATGGAACGCTCAGGCATGACGCCTGCTCAGTTGGACGCATTGAATCGGCAAGTCCGGGAACTGCGCGAGATGCTCCACGGAGAGCGATAG
- a CDS encoding alpha/beta hydrolase, with protein sequence MSRVLILPGLFGSGEGHWQRYWLQDQPDGRLVDQDDWDHPNLPDWMARLDAALEEAGEAYIVAHSLGCLLAARLAGRPTARRVKGALLVAPCDLPATEALHAGHISFGTMPTETLPFPSMTIGSLNDIYMSLDRLTMFGHLWNSDIRNIGLAGHINVASGFGRWPSGYGLLEMLKARAKHRRPRRSISAAAATA encoded by the coding sequence ATGAGCAGGGTGTTGATCTTGCCGGGTCTGTTCGGATCCGGGGAGGGGCATTGGCAGCGCTACTGGCTGCAGGATCAGCCGGACGGACGCCTGGTGGATCAGGACGATTGGGATCATCCGAATCTTCCCGATTGGATGGCAAGGCTTGACGCAGCATTGGAAGAGGCGGGGGAGGCTTACATCGTTGCCCACAGCCTCGGATGCTTGTTGGCCGCGCGGCTGGCGGGCCGACCGACAGCGCGACGGGTCAAGGGCGCGCTGCTCGTTGCGCCCTGTGATCTTCCGGCTACCGAGGCACTTCATGCGGGGCATATTTCGTTCGGAACTATGCCCACCGAGACCTTGCCTTTTCCCAGCATGACGATCGGCAGCCTGAACGACATATATATGTCTCTTGACCGCCTTACGATGTTCGGGCACCTCTGGAATTCCGATATCCGGAATATCGGCCTTGCGGGTCATATCAATGTCGCGAGCGGCTTCGGGCGCTGGCCGAGCGGATATGGTCTGCTGGAGATGCTGAAGGCGCGGGCTAAACACCGGAGACCGCGAAGGTCGATATCCGCGGCCGCCGCCACCGCCTAA
- a CDS encoding triose-phosphate isomerase, which produces MSAAPRYWVGTSWKMNKTLAEASSYAETLRATDSERDPAIQRFIIPPFTAVRQVKALLAGTSVKVGAQNMHWADEGAWTGEISPLMLRDCNLDIVELGHSERREHFGETDETVGLKTEAAIRHGLIPLICIGETLADRESGRATDILKTQVLGAFSKLSEAQKAAQILLAYEPVWAIGERGIPASPDYADARHAEIISVAQDVLGRKIPCLYGGSVNPENCEELISCPHIDGLFIGRSAWSAEGYLGILAQCAAKLQGDK; this is translated from the coding sequence ATGAGCGCCGCACCTCGATATTGGGTTGGAACCAGTTGGAAGATGAACAAGACGCTGGCGGAAGCCAGCAGCTATGCGGAGACGCTACGCGCCACCGATAGCGAAAGGGATCCGGCGATCCAGCGTTTCATCATTCCGCCGTTTACGGCGGTGCGGCAGGTCAAGGCTCTGCTTGCCGGCACATCGGTCAAGGTGGGTGCGCAGAATATGCACTGGGCCGATGAGGGTGCCTGGACCGGCGAGATTTCTCCCCTCATGCTCAGGGATTGCAATCTCGATATCGTCGAGCTCGGCCATTCCGAACGCCGCGAGCATTTTGGCGAGACCGACGAGACCGTCGGCCTGAAGACCGAAGCCGCTATACGCCACGGCCTGATCCCGCTCATCTGCATCGGCGAGACGCTGGCCGACCGGGAAAGCGGCCGGGCGACCGATATTTTGAAAACCCAGGTTCTCGGCGCTTTTTCGAAGCTGTCCGAGGCGCAGAAGGCCGCACAGATCCTTCTTGCCTACGAACCTGTCTGGGCAATCGGCGAAAGAGGAATTCCCGCCTCGCCAGACTATGCCGATGCACGCCATGCCGAGATCATATCGGTCGCGCAGGATGTGCTCGGTCGCAAAATCCCCTGTCTTTACGGGGGATCGGTCAATCCCGAGAACTGCGAAGAACTCATATCGTGCCCGCATATCGACGGGCTTTTCATCGGTCGTTCTGCCTGGAGCGCTGAGGGTTATCTCGGCATCCTTGCCCAATGCGCCGCCAAACTCCAAGGAGACAAATGA
- a CDS encoding RpiB/LacA/LacB family sugar-phosphate isomerase, which yields MKLAIAGDSAGEGLAKILAEHLKDRYDVQEVSRTDTGPDAFYANLADRVASGVIDGTYDKAILVCGTGIGVSISANKVPGIRAALTHDTYSAERAALSNNAQIITMGSRVIGPELAKAIADTFLAHTFDEQGRSAGNVKAINDVDAKYNAH from the coding sequence ATGAAGCTTGCAATCGCAGGAGACAGCGCCGGCGAAGGCCTGGCAAAAATTCTCGCCGAACATCTGAAGGACCGCTACGACGTGCAGGAAGTCTCGCGTACCGACACCGGTCCCGATGCCTTCTACGCGAACCTTGCCGATCGCGTCGCCTCGGGCGTCATCGATGGCACCTATGACAAGGCGATCCTCGTCTGCGGCACCGGCATCGGCGTCAGCATCTCGGCCAACAAGGTGCCCGGCATCCGCGCAGCACTGACACATGACACTTATTCGGCCGAACGTGCAGCACTTTCGAACAACGCGCAGATCATCACGATGGGCTCGCGCGTCATCGGACCGGAACTTGCCAAGGCCATCGCCGACACCTTCCTGGCGCATACATTCGACGAGCAGGGCCGCTCGGCCGGAAACGTCAAGGCAATCAACGACGTCGACGCGAAATATAACGCGCATTGA
- a CDS encoding DeoR/GlpR family DNA-binding transcription regulator, producing MKREERQQSIINLLVEHKSVDLDDLADRFAVSKMTIHRDLDDLEQAGVVRKIRGGATIDAGMQFESDFRIRERQGNEAKIAMARRALELIEPGMTVMVNDGSMAAVLGEMLLQKRPLTLITNNAAIIERLKNESGITLIALGGIYSQKFNAFLGVVTEEALFRLRADIAFISTPAVSGTLAYHMDDNVVRAKRAMIASASKTCLLVNHQRIGHTALHVMADLSAFDAIITDSAPEPAAAKELERANINLIIASD from the coding sequence GTGAAACGAGAAGAACGGCAACAATCGATCATCAACTTGCTCGTCGAGCATAAGAGCGTCGACCTCGACGACCTAGCCGATCGCTTTGCTGTGTCGAAGATGACCATTCATCGCGATCTCGACGACCTCGAACAGGCCGGCGTCGTCCGTAAGATCCGGGGCGGCGCGACGATCGATGCGGGGATGCAGTTCGAAAGCGACTTCCGCATCCGCGAACGCCAAGGCAATGAGGCCAAGATCGCAATGGCGCGTCGCGCGCTGGAACTTATCGAGCCGGGCATGACAGTCATGGTCAACGACGGCTCCATGGCCGCCGTTCTCGGCGAGATGTTGTTGCAGAAGCGTCCGCTGACGCTGATCACCAACAATGCCGCGATCATCGAGAGGCTGAAGAACGAAAGCGGCATCACGCTGATCGCGTTAGGGGGCATATACTCACAGAAATTCAACGCGTTTCTGGGGGTTGTGACCGAGGAAGCGCTGTTTCGCCTCAGGGCGGATATCGCCTTTATCTCGACGCCGGCCGTTTCCGGCACCCTCGCCTATCACATGGACGACAATGTCGTACGCGCGAAACGCGCTATGATCGCATCTGCGAGCAAGACCTGCCTGCTGGTCAATCACCAGCGCATCGGACACACCGCCCTGCATGTCATGGCCGATCTCTCCGCTTTCGACGCCATTATTACCGACAGCGCACCCGAGCCCGCCGCCGCCAAAGAGCTCGAACGCGCCAACATCAACCTGATCATCGCCTCGGATTAG
- a CDS encoding DUF4142 domain-containing protein produces MASSAMAKSDKQFLSDAIKGDNAEIALGQLAAQKGGSDGVRSFGQTLVADHRQAKDEAATLAASLEVNVSEGIAEEAQQELGKLQHLAGSEFDKEFVSFMVTEHEKAISDFKEKAGEGNRQVPELAAKTLPTLQKHLQLAQSLSGH; encoded by the coding sequence ATGGCCTCCTCGGCGATGGCAAAAAGTGACAAGCAATTTCTAAGTGACGCAATCAAAGGCGATAATGCGGAAATCGCACTTGGCCAGTTGGCTGCTCAAAAGGGCGGGAGCGACGGCGTGCGCTCGTTCGGCCAGACCTTGGTCGCCGATCATCGCCAAGCGAAAGACGAAGCTGCCACCCTCGCAGCGAGCCTTGAAGTGAATGTTTCCGAAGGTATCGCCGAAGAGGCGCAACAAGAACTCGGCAAGCTGCAACATTTGGCCGGCTCCGAGTTCGACAAGGAGTTCGTGAGCTTCATGGTGACGGAGCATGAGAAGGCTATCTCCGACTTTAAGGAGAAGGCCGGCGAGGGCAATAGGCAGGTCCCGGAACTTGCGGCGAAAACTTTGCCGACGCTACAGAAGCATCTGCAACTCGCGCAGTCCCTGTCAGGGCATTGA
- a CDS encoding LuxR family transcriptional regulator, with product MRGTSDNPRFEHAFNEIKAAPNVDTAIRSLQAAYHVDYVTYHLAQTIMDTIDAPFVRTTYPDAWVSRYLLNGYVKIDPVVREGFLRQLPFDWSEVEPTPEAYTLLVDAQKHGLGGNGYSIPVVDKARRRSLLSINSALSADRWQELVAGCREEWTELAHLIHTKAVLELYGEHDPVPSLSPREIECLHWTALGKDYKDIALILDISEHTTRDYLKTARFKLGCATLSAATTKAVQLRIITPLVNPLK from the coding sequence ATGCGGGGAACGTCAGACAACCCAAGGTTTGAGCACGCCTTCAATGAGATCAAAGCGGCGCCCAATGTCGACACCGCCATTCGATCTCTGCAGGCGGCATATCACGTCGACTATGTGACTTATCATCTCGCGCAGACGATTATGGATACGATCGACGCGCCGTTCGTTCGTACGACCTATCCCGATGCTTGGGTCTCCCGGTATCTTCTCAATGGTTACGTGAAGATCGACCCCGTTGTGAGGGAAGGCTTTCTGCGGCAACTTCCGTTCGATTGGAGCGAGGTGGAGCCGACGCCAGAAGCTTACACGCTGTTGGTCGATGCGCAGAAACATGGGCTGGGTGGCAACGGTTACTCCATTCCCGTCGTCGACAAGGCCAGACGCCGGTCGTTGCTTTCTATCAATTCAGCTTTGTCAGCCGACAGATGGCAGGAATTGGTCGCGGGTTGTCGGGAGGAATGGACAGAGCTTGCTCATCTCATCCATACCAAAGCTGTGCTGGAACTCTATGGCGAACATGATCCTGTGCCATCCCTGAGCCCAAGGGAAATCGAGTGCCTGCATTGGACGGCGCTTGGCAAGGATTACAAAGACATTGCCCTGATTCTCGACATTTCCGAGCATACGACGCGTGATTATCTAAAGACGGCGCGGTTCAAGCTGGGCTGCGCCACACTCTCGGCTGCCACGACCAAAGCCGTACAGCTCCGCATCATCACGCCCCTCGTAAATCCCCTCAAATGA